The DNA region CCGCGGGGACCGGGGTTTGTGGGACCGCTCCCGTGCCCCGCAGCACCCGCACTCCCACCAGCAGCAGCCAGCAGCTTCCCCAGGCCGCCAGCCCTTCCCATTTGACGGCGGTGGCCAGCCCGAACATGGCCCCGGCGAACCGCAGCAGGCGGCGCGTGCTGGCCGCGTCGCGCCCGCTCTCCCAGGCCGCCGAGAACGCCGCCAGCCCCCACACCATGAAGCACACCATGAACACGTCGAGCATGGCGATGCGCGCCATCACGTAGAGGTACTGGTCCACCAGGGTGATCAGCGCCACCCACACCGCCAGCCGCGGCTCGCGGAAGATGGCCAGCGCCCACAGGTACATGCCCACCACGATCAGGGCGCCGAAGACGGTGGAGAAGAAGCGCCAGCCCAGGGCCTCGTCCCCCAGCAGGGCAATGCCCGCCCCGATGAAGTACTTGCCCAGCGGCGGATGCTCCCAGTTGCGGTTGTTGGTCAGGCTGAGGTAGGCCTTGGCGGCAGGGACGTAGTGGAATTCATCGAAGACATAGCTGGAGGGCTGGGCCACGCGCACGACGAAGAGGGTCTGCGCCAGCAAGTACAGAGCAAGACAGGTGACCCTGACCCGGCGCCGTGCGTCCATTCGGGAATCTTAACCTTGAAACTCTGAAACCTTGAAACTTTGAAACCTTAGAGCTCCACCGGGACGCCACCGAGCTGCTCGCCGATCAGCCGCGCCACCAGCGTCTTCAGCTTCTCGCCCGTCTTCGCCAGCACGAATCCTTCCTCCGCCGGGTCCAGCTTGAAGCTGGTAGAGAGTGCCGAGATCCAGATCTGGCGCGCGGCGGAGTTGGGCGAGATGACGAACTTGGCCGGCGGCTCTTCGAAGCTGATGTGCAGCGCTCCCGCCTGCTCCTCGACCTCGATGCCCGCCTCTTCCTCGGCCGCGATCAGCGCCGCCTTCAGCGCTTCCAGCGCCGCGTCCGCCCGTCGCCTGAACTCTTGCTCGTCCATGCCGGCATTATAAACAACCGGCCCAGCGCGCTTGCCGCCCGGCGTCCCCGTGCTGTACCCTGAGCGGCGATCGCGGCGGACATCGCAAGTCGGAGGGCCCAGCCCATGCCGAAGTCTCGCCGCAAGAAGTTCCTCATCCTGGCCGTTCTGGCCCCCGTTCTGACGTTGACCCTTTATTCAGCGTGGATTGTCGCGGATGCTTCCCGGAAGACCCCGCAAATCATGGAGCAGGCTCGCCGCCAGTACTGGACACCGCTGCGCCCCGGGGACCTGTCGTCCGAGCGCCTGCACATGCTGCTCGCCGTCGAGGACCCGGGCTTTTACTCCCACCACGGCGTCGATCTCACCACTCCCGGCGCCGGCTACACCACCATCACCCAGGCCCTGGTCAAGCAGCTCTATTTCGCGCACTTCCGCCCCGGCCTGGCCAAGTGGAAGCAGAGCTTGATCGCCCTGGTCTTCGACCGCCAGGTCTCGAAGCAGGACCAGCTCCATCTCTATCTCAATTCGGTTTACCTGGGAAACTGGCAGGGAAAGGAGATCCACGGCTTTGACGCCGCCGCCCGCGCCTACTTCAACAAGCCCTTTGCGCAACTGAGTGACGAAGAATACCTGGCGCTGGTGGCGATGGTGGTCGGCCCCAACGAGTTCCACGTGCGCAGCCATCCCGAGCGGAACGCCGACCGGGTCGCGCGCATCCAGCGCCTGCTCTCCGGCGCCTGCAAGCCCGCCGGCATGTCCGACGTCTTCTACGAAAACTGTCGGTGACTGCCGTCTGACGTCCGAGGTCTGACGTCTAGAACGGAATGTCCTCGTCCGTGATCTCCGCCTTCGAGGGCTGGGGCTGGGGCTCGGGCTCGGGGACGCGCTGGTCCATCTCGTTGCGCTCGGCGCCGCGCCCGCGCCCGCCGCCACCCTCGCCGCCTCCGCCCCCGCCGGGTCCGCCCAGCAGCACCAGGTCGTTGCACACGATCTCGGTGCGGTATTTCTTCTCGTGGGTGTTCTTGTCCTCCCAGGAATCGGTGCGCAGCCGCCCTTCGATGTACACCGTGCGCCCCTTCTTCAGGTACTCGGCGGCGATCTCCGCCGTCCGCTGCCAGCAGGTGATGTTGTGCCACTCGGTGCGGTCCTGCCACTCCCCGTTCTTGTCCTTGTAGCGCTCGTTGGTGGCGAGGCTGAACTTCGCCACCGGCGTGCCGCTGGGCGTGTACTTCAGCTCCGGGTCCTTGCCCAGGTTGCCGATGAGGATGACCTTGTTCACGCTCTTGGCCATACAGAACTCCTTGCTAGGAAGACGTTGCCCTTGGGGCGGCCCCACTATACCAGAAGGGAAGCGGGCCCTCGCTCCTCCGCCTTCGGTGGGGTAGGGACGTAAGTTGTTGACCGCAAAGGGCAGGCTCCCGTCCGTCGGGGGAACGGACACTTAAACCACCCTTTTTCCCCATTCGCTGCAAACACTTAGCCGCCCCTCCCGATCCGGGAAACAATGTCGGGCGACACGGTGGGGGCCCTGTCACGCCCCAATCTCATGGTTCCCGCTCAGCGGGACGGAAGGTGGAGTATGAGCACGACGACGACTCCGGTCACCAATCCCAACCTGGTGCAGATCACCTCCCTGGAAGAGACTATCCGCGCCCGCGTGGCCGAAGAGCGCGCCCGCCTGGAGCAGGAAGCCGGGGTCGTGCACAAGACCGTGCACCACTTCCACAAGCCCATCGAGCGCCCCTTCACCAAGGAGCAGCGCCACCGCACCACCCTGCTCTTCGGCGGGCTGACCTGGAAGCACGAAAAACTCGTGCTCGGCGCCCTGGAAGGCTTGGGCTACAAGACCGAGGTCGTGCCCACTCCCGACGTCAAGGCCTTCCAGTTGGGCAAGGAGTACGGCAACAACGGCCAGTGCAATCCCACCTACTTCACCGTCGGCAACCTGGTGCAGTACCTGCAGCAGCTGGAAGAGGCGGGGATGAAGCGGGAAGACATCATCAACAACTACATCTTCCTGACCGCGGGCGCCTGCGGCCCCTGCCGCTTCGGGATGTATGAGGCCGAGTACCGCCTGGCCCTGCGTAACGCCGGCTACGACGGCTTCCGGGTCATGCTCTTCCAGCAGTCCGGCGGACTGGACCAGTCCGACGCCGAGGCCGGCCTGGAGATGAACCTCGACTTCTTCCTCAACCTGCTCAACGCCCTCAACATGGGCGACCTCATCAACGAAGTGGCCCACCAGGTCCGCCCCTACGAGTTGAACGCCGGCGAGACCGACGCCGTGCTCGACGAGTGCATCGATTACATGCACGAGGTGCTCAAGAAGAAGTCTCCCTGGACCATCGAGAGCAAGCTGGGCAAGATGGCCAGCAAGATCCCCATGAAGGGCACCGTCCAGTACCTGGGCAAGTTCCTCAACCAGCTCTACAGCGACGAGTACATCGTGGCCCTCAACCACGTGCGCGACCGCTTCCACTCCATCCCTGTGGACCGCCTCAAGGTGAAGCCCACCGTCAAGATCACCGGCGAGTTCTGGGCCCAGACCACCGAGGGCGACGGCAACTTCAACATGTTCAGCTTCCTGGTGCGCGAGGGAGCGCAGATCATCGTCGAGCCCATCGGCACCTGGATCATGTACATGATCCACCAGGTGGTGCAGAAGATCCGCGACACCAAGGGCATGGAGGAGGGTGTGGTCCTGCCTCCGGCGTGGCGGCTGGACAAGCAGGCCAAGATCGAGTGGAACTACCGCAACAAGCTCATGAAGCTGAAGGCGGCCGAGATCATCTTCGCCCGCGAGTACCACCGCATCCTCGACGCCCTGGGCGGCACCGCCCACAAGCTGGTCAACCAGTACGAATTGCAGCGCCTCGGCCACCCCTACTACAACTCGCGCGCCGGCGGCGGCGAAGGCCACCTGGAGGTCGCCAAGAACATTTACTACTCCAACAAAGAGCTCTGCCACATGGTGCTCTCGCTGAAGCCCTTCGGCTGCATGCCTTCCACGCAGTCCGACGGTGCCCAGTCCGCGGTGGTGGCGCACTACAAGGACATGATCTTCCTGCCCATCGAGACCTCGGGCGAGGGCGAGATCAACGCCCACAGCCGCGTGCAGATGGCCCTGGGCGAGGCCAAGGTCAAGGCCAAGAACGAGTTCAAGGACGTGCTGGAGAAGCTGGGCAAGAGCGCCGACGATCTGCGCGCCTACGTTGCGCAGCACCCGGAGATGTCCCACGCCCTCTACCAGGTGCCCAAGTACAAGGGCGTGATCGGCACCGCCGCGAATTTCGCCATCCACGTGGCCGAGCAGATGGGGCAGAAGGTGCCCTACCACGCGGACGCGCACTGAGGTCCCTTTGTGACCTTCGTGTGACCTTTGTGCCCTTTGTGGTGAAAGTTCTTTAGGAGATCGAATGTCCGGACTGACCGACAAAGCCGACCGCACCAAGCGCTACGAACTGCTGTGGATGGGTGTGGACGTGGGCTCGACCACCGTCAAGGTCGTCGTCGTCGACGGCGAGACCGACGAGATCCTCTGGCAGGACTACCAGCGCCACGAGACCAAGCAGCCGGAGAAGGCCCTGGAGATGCTGCAACAGATCGCCCAGGACTTCCCCGCCACCCCCGCCGAGAACTTCCGCGCCTTCATCACCGGCTCGGGCGGCTCCACCGTGGGCAAGCACATCGGCGCCAAGTTCGTCCAGGAAGTCAACGCGGTCTCGCTCGCCGTCGAGAAGCTCTATCCCGAGTGCGGCTCGGTCATCGAGCTGGGCGGTCAGGACGCCAAGATCATCATCTTCAAGGAAGACCCCGAGACCGGCAAGAA from Terriglobales bacterium includes:
- the cyaY gene encoding iron donor protein CyaY — encoded protein: MDEQEFRRRADAALEALKAALIAAEEEAGIEVEEQAGALHISFEEPPAKFVISPNSAARQIWISALSTSFKLDPAEEGFVLAKTGEKLKTLVARLIGEQLGGVPVEL
- a CDS encoding biosynthetic peptidoglycan transglycosylase, with the protein product MPKSRRKKFLILAVLAPVLTLTLYSAWIVADASRKTPQIMEQARRQYWTPLRPGDLSSERLHMLLAVEDPGFYSHHGVDLTTPGAGYTTITQALVKQLYFAHFRPGLAKWKQSLIALVFDRQVSKQDQLHLYLNSVYLGNWQGKEIHGFDAAARAYFNKPFAQLSDEEYLALVAMVVGPNEFHVRSHPERNADRVARIQRLLSGACKPAGMSDVFYENCR
- a CDS encoding single-stranded DNA-binding protein, with the translated sequence MAKSVNKVILIGNLGKDPELKYTPSGTPVAKFSLATNERYKDKNGEWQDRTEWHNITCWQRTAEIAAEYLKKGRTVYIEGRLRTDSWEDKNTHEKKYRTEIVCNDLVLLGGPGGGGGGEGGGGRGRGAERNEMDQRVPEPEPQPQPSKAEITDEDIPF